The following are from one region of the Novosphingobium humi genome:
- a CDS encoding DNA polymerase III subunit chi gives MQADFYLLETGGPELALAPLAGKVLEMGGRLLVVAGEAGARERISQALWSAGAESFLANGIAGGDHDARQPILIADDVAPANGARFLALADGVWREPGEGDFDRVLLVFGEAERMAARETWRLLKSREGWQCRFFRREGRKWTQAG, from the coding sequence ATGCAGGCCGACTTTTACCTGTTGGAAACGGGTGGCCCGGAACTGGCCCTTGCCCCCTTGGCGGGCAAGGTGCTGGAGATGGGCGGCCGCCTGCTGGTGGTGGCGGGCGAGGCGGGCGCGCGTGAGCGGATCTCTCAGGCCCTGTGGAGCGCCGGGGCCGAGAGTTTTCTGGCCAACGGCATCGCCGGGGGCGACCATGACGCGCGCCAGCCCATTCTGATTGCCGATGACGTGGCCCCGGCCAATGGCGCACGCTTCCTCGCGCTGGCCGACGGCGTCTGGCGCGAGCCGGGCGAGGGGGATTTTGACCGCGTCCTGCTTGTCTTTGGCGAGGCCGAACGCATGGCCGCGCGCGAAACATGGCGCCTCTTGAAATCCCGCGAGGGATGGCAATGCCGCTTCTTTCGCCGGGAAGGCCGGAAATGGACGCAAGCGGGATAA
- a CDS encoding ATPase translates to MSKMMKKPVSSQFALPLAPDQSPSAARIVVGEGNASAIAALSAPDSWPFRTAILSGPPRSGKSLLAAWFAESGGVALDDADTMDETAVFHRWNRAQEEKTPLLLTTTAREGGWKITLPDLGSRMGAALWLDIEAPDDEMMADLIAAHAETRLLPLTDDHARYLASRCERTHIAAERLVATIDRLSLERKAPPGQAILRDALEELNGPAEPRML, encoded by the coding sequence ATGAGCAAAATGATGAAAAAGCCCGTTTCCAGTCAGTTCGCGCTGCCGCTGGCTCCCGATCAGTCGCCCAGCGCCGCGCGCATTGTCGTAGGCGAGGGCAATGCTTCGGCGATTGCCGCGCTCTCCGCGCCCGACAGTTGGCCGTTCCGCACCGCGATCCTTTCCGGGCCGCCGCGTTCGGGCAAGAGCCTGCTGGCCGCATGGTTTGCCGAGAGCGGCGGCGTGGCGCTGGACGATGCCGATACGATGGATGAGACGGCGGTTTTCCACCGCTGGAACCGCGCGCAGGAGGAAAAGACGCCGCTGCTGCTGACCACCACCGCGCGCGAGGGAGGGTGGAAGATCACACTGCCCGATCTTGGCTCGCGCATGGGGGCTGCGCTCTGGCTGGACATCGAGGCGCCCGATGACGAGATGATGGCCGACCTGATTGCCGCCCACGCCGAGACGCGCCTGCTGCCTTTGACCGATGATCATGCCCGTTATCTTGCAAGCCGCTGCGAGCGTACCCATATCGCGGCTGAACGTCTGGTGGCGACGATTGACCGGCTGTCTCTGGAGCGCAAGGCGCCGCCGGGACAGGCGATCCTGCGTGACGCGCTGGAGGAGTTGAACGGGCCTGCCGAACCGCGTATGTTGTAA
- a CDS encoding DUF2794 domain-containing protein, which translates to MEPETPPTIVAFPRPVLQVAFDRAELMRILDLYGRMVAAGQWRDYAMDFGKDAASFSAFKRSAERPQARIEKRPSLRGKQGMWALYGEAGQVLKRGHELGGVLSIIERRLVKAVEG; encoded by the coding sequence ATGGAGCCGGAGACGCCGCCCACAATCGTTGCCTTTCCCCGCCCGGTTTTGCAGGTGGCCTTTGACCGGGCCGAGCTGATGCGCATCCTCGACCTTTATGGCCGGATGGTCGCGGCGGGCCAGTGGCGCGATTATGCGATGGATTTCGGCAAGGACGCCGCCAGTTTCTCCGCCTTCAAGCGCAGCGCCGAAAGGCCGCAGGCCCGCATTGAAAAGCGCCCGTCGCTGCGCGGCAAACAGGGCATGTGGGCGCTTTACGGCGAGGCCGGGCAGGTCTTGAAGCGCGGCCACGAACTGGGCGGAGTGCTCAGCATCATCGAGCGGCGGTTGGTCAAGGCTGTGGAAGGCTAG
- the ndk gene encoding nucleoside-diphosphate kinase, with amino-acid sequence MALTRTFSIIKPDATRRNLTGAVTKMLEEAGLRVVASKRIQMTKEQAEGFYAVHAERPFFNDLVSFMISGPVVVQVLEGEDAVKRNRDIMGATNPANAEAGTIRKELAESIEANSVHGSDSEENAAIEIAYFFKPEEIVG; translated from the coding sequence ATGGCGCTTACCCGCACCTTCTCGATCATCAAGCCCGACGCCACCCGCCGCAACCTGACCGGCGCCGTCACCAAGATGCTGGAAGAAGCCGGCCTGCGCGTCGTTGCCAGCAAGCGCATCCAGATGACCAAGGAACAGGCCGAAGGCTTCTATGCCGTTCACGCCGAACGTCCCTTCTTCAACGATCTGGTTTCGTTCATGATCAGCGGCCCGGTCGTGGTTCAGGTTCTGGAAGGCGAAGACGCCGTGAAGCGTAACCGCGACATCATGGGCGCCACCAACCCCGCCAACGCTGAAGCGGGCACCATCCGCAAGGAACTGGCCGAATCGATCGAAGCCAACTCGGTCCATGGTTCGGATTCGGAAGAAAACGCCGCGATCGAAATCGCCTACTTCTTCAAGCCGGAAGAAATCGTCGGTTAA
- the purN gene encoding phosphoribosylglycinamide formyltransferase gives MHKAKVAVLISGGGTNMAALLYASRAPQCPFEIVLVASNNPEAGGLKLAAAEGVPTFALPHKGMARADHDRTMDAAIRASGAEYVALAGYMRILTAEFVSGWAGRMVNIHPSLLPKYKGLHTHERAIEAGDSHGGVTVHLVTPELDDGPILGQTPVAIIPGDTAESLAGRVLFAEHQLYARCLAELVTRPYRADWLLARVSQLAAALPEAEARESHGSPAWSIKGGKFFAYFSDRHHGEPHIALLVKTSGQDEMNALIDADPDAWFRPAYYGASGWAGLILNRADVDWDQVSDWLARSWRAVAPKKLTKLMDAADQF, from the coding sequence ATGCATAAGGCAAAGGTCGCCGTCCTGATTTCGGGGGGCGGCACGAATATGGCCGCGCTGCTCTATGCGAGCCGCGCGCCGCAATGCCCCTTTGAAATCGTGCTGGTGGCCAGCAATAACCCGGAGGCCGGCGGCCTGAAGCTGGCCGCCGCCGAAGGGGTGCCCACCTTTGCCCTGCCCCACAAGGGCATGGCGCGGGCCGATCACGATAGGACGATGGACGCGGCGATCCGGGCGTCGGGCGCGGAATATGTCGCGCTGGCGGGCTATATGCGCATCCTGACGGCGGAATTCGTTTCCGGTTGGGCGGGGCGGATGGTCAATATCCATCCCTCGCTGCTGCCCAAGTACAAGGGGCTGCATACCCACGAACGCGCCATCGAGGCGGGCGACAGCCATGGCGGCGTGACCGTCCATCTGGTCACGCCCGAACTGGATGACGGGCCGATCCTGGGCCAGACCCCGGTGGCGATCATCCCCGGCGATACGGCCGAGAGCCTCGCCGGGCGCGTGCTATTTGCCGAGCATCAGCTCTATGCGCGCTGTCTTGCCGAACTGGTGACGCGGCCCTATCGCGCCGACTGGCTGCTGGCGCGGGTGTCGCAACTGGCCGCGGCCCTGCCCGAGGCAGAAGCGCGCGAGAGCCACGGCTCGCCCGCGTGGTCGATCAAGGGCGGCAAATTCTTTGCCTATTTCAGCGACCGGCACCATGGCGAACCCCATATCGCGCTGCTGGTCAAAACCAGCGGGCAGGATGAGATGAACGCACTGATCGATGCCGATCCCGATGCGTGGTTCCGCCCGGCCTATTATGGCGCAAGCGGGTGGGCGGGCCTGATCCTTAACCGCGCCGATGTGGATTGGGATCAGGTCTCCGATTGGCTGGCGCGGAGTTGGCGCGCGGTGGCGCCCAAGAAGTTGACCAAGCTGATGGATGCGGCGGATCAGTTCTGA
- a CDS encoding heavy-metal-associated domain-containing protein — MTNPANLLAPRGAIALLPRGFVARGALAAGLLLAGAVAFVGPERLLAQIEGERGIAPVVASNDIEIGNIEVDATGKNAQDAKLNGWREAYKKAWEAAHGPALDVGTIESIVAGVVVDREEIGPHRYRAKLVIAFDRGRAGQYGAGNGGVAVRSAPMLVIPVLTSGGVSQVFEVRSPWQKVWAEYRTGASAIDYVRANGGGSDSLIINAGQPGRRSRVWWRGVLDQFGASDVLIPAARLERQWPGGPVKVFFTARYGPDNIALGSFELTAPDDGAVPAMLAQALARMDQIYTDALSRGLLRPDPTLSVDHPTMDPGLASLIAAGRAAEAAAAAQAAAEHAADEAAAAEAVAAAPVAPQPKPGAAALTIQFASPDARAVDQALAAVRGVAGVDNAATTSIAIGGTSVMRAQFNGNADALAAALRKAGWQVSVAGAALRIRR, encoded by the coding sequence ATGACAAATCCGGCAAATCTTCTCGCACCGCGTGGCGCCATCGCGCTTCTTCCCCGTGGTTTTGTCGCGCGCGGCGCATTGGCGGCGGGCCTGTTGCTGGCGGGCGCGGTGGCCTTTGTCGGCCCGGAACGCCTGCTTGCGCAAATCGAGGGCGAGCGCGGCATCGCCCCGGTGGTGGCTAGCAATGACATCGAAATCGGCAATATCGAGGTCGATGCCACCGGCAAAAATGCCCAGGATGCCAAGCTCAATGGCTGGCGCGAAGCCTATAAGAAAGCGTGGGAGGCCGCGCATGGCCCGGCGCTGGACGTGGGGACGATCGAAAGCATCGTGGCGGGCGTGGTGGTGGATCGCGAGGAAATCGGGCCGCATCGCTATCGCGCGAAACTGGTGATCGCCTTTGATCGGGGCCGTGCCGGGCAATATGGCGCGGGCAATGGCGGCGTTGCGGTGCGTTCCGCGCCGATGCTGGTGATTCCCGTGCTGACCTCGGGCGGGGTGTCGCAGGTGTTTGAGGTGCGCAGCCCCTGGCAAAAGGTCTGGGCCGAATATCGCACCGGGGCCAGCGCGATCGATTATGTGCGCGCCAATGGCGGCGGGTCCGATTCGCTGATCATCAACGCGGGACAGCCCGGTCGGCGCAGCCGCGTGTGGTGGCGCGGGGTGCTGGATCAATTCGGCGCCTCCGATGTGCTGATCCCGGCCGCGCGGCTCGAAAGGCAATGGCCCGGCGGCCCGGTGAAGGTTTTTTTTACCGCGCGCTATGGCCCGGACAATATCGCGCTGGGTTCGTTTGAGCTGACCGCGCCCGATGATGGCGCGGTGCCCGCGATGCTGGCGCAGGCGCTGGCGCGGATGGACCAGATTTACACCGATGCGCTGTCACGCGGGCTGTTGCGGCCCGATCCCACGCTCTCGGTCGATCATCCCACGATGGATCCGGGGCTGGCCTCGCTGATCGCGGCAGGACGCGCCGCAGAGGCCGCCGCCGCTGCGCAGGCCGCCGCCGAACATGCCGCAGACGAAGCCGCCGCCGCCGAAGCGGTTGCCGCCGCGCCTGTTGCGCCCCAGCCCAAGCCGGGCGCGGCGGCGCTGACCATTCAATTCGCCTCGCCCGATGCGCGCGCGGTGGATCAGGCGCTGGCCGCGGTGCGCGGCGTGGCGGGGGTGGACAATGCGGCCACCACTTCGATCGCGATTGGCGGAACTTCGGTGATGCGCGCGCAGTTTAACGGCAATGCCGACGCTCTGGCGGCGGCTTTGCGCAAGGCAGGGTGGCAGGTCAGCGTGGCAGGGGCCGCGCTGCGCATCCGCCGATAG
- the epsC gene encoding serine O-acetyltransferase EpsC, whose product MVSGLIAYLDSIVARDPAPRSRWEVLLYPGLWAVGFHRVAHRLFRARLFFLARAVNHLSRFFTAIDIHPGATIGRHLFIDHGFTVIGETAEIGNNVTIYQCVTLGGTNPANGIGGKRHPTLSDDSIIGSGAQILGPITVGRRARVGANAVVTEDVPEGATMVGVKARSTLVAAETWAKDFIPYGTPCKEPCADAEPAVGRICKLEAEIADLRAQVADLLNADQRHDGTKG is encoded by the coding sequence ATGGTTTCAGGTCTGATCGCCTATCTGGACTCGATTGTCGCGCGCGATCCTGCGCCGCGTTCGCGTTGGGAAGTGCTGCTTTATCCGGGCCTGTGGGCGGTGGGTTTTCATCGCGTGGCGCATAGGCTGTTCCGGGCGCGGCTGTTCTTTCTGGCCCGCGCGGTCAACCATCTTTCGCGTTTCTTCACCGCTATCGATATCCATCCCGGCGCTACCATCGGGCGGCATCTGTTTATCGATCATGGCTTTACCGTGATCGGCGAGACGGCCGAGATCGGCAACAATGTCACGATCTATCAATGCGTAACGCTGGGCGGGACCAATCCGGCCAATGGCATTGGCGGCAAGCGCCACCCCACGCTGAGCGATGACAGCATCATCGGTTCGGGCGCGCAGATTCTGGGCCCGATCACGGTGGGCCGCCGGGCGCGCGTGGGCGCCAATGCGGTCGTCACTGAGGATGTGCCCGAGGGGGCGACCATGGTCGGCGTCAAGGCGCGCAGCACGCTGGTGGCGGCCGAGACATGGGCCAAGGATTTCATCCCCTATGGCACGCCCTGCAAGGAGCCTTGCGCGGATGCCGAACCGGCGGTCGGGCGCATCTGCAAGCTGGAGGCCGAAATCGCCGATCTGCGCGCGCAGGTGGCCGACCTGCTGAATGCGGATCAGCGCCATGATGGGACGAAAGGCTGA
- the purM gene encoding phosphoribosylformylglycinamidine cyclo-ligase yields the protein MTDTTASGPTNYTYEDAGVSIAAGNALVKAIGPLAKSTRRPGADADLGGFGGFFDLKAAGYKDPLLVAGNDGVGTKVKLAIDHDRHDKIGIDLVAMCVNDLIVQGAEPLFFLDYFATGKLENGVAERVIAGIAEGCRIAGCALIGGETAEMPGMYAAGDYDLAGFCVGAVERGEQLTGDRVAAGDVLLGLASSGVHSNGYSLVRRLAADKGWKLERPALFDADRLLIDYLIEPTRIYVKTLLPFIRSGRINALAHITGGGLLENVPRVLPEGLHAFISADAWEQSRLMAFLQAQGNIEPGEMARTFNCGIGMVLAVKPEEAEALAADLAAAGEVVSRIGEIREGARGCTVSGSAEAWSAREAWTATHNA from the coding sequence ATGACCGATACCACAGCCTCTGGCCCCACCAATTACACCTATGAGGACGCAGGCGTCTCGATTGCCGCCGGCAATGCCTTGGTGAAGGCCATCGGCCCGCTGGCCAAATCGACCCGCCGCCCCGGCGCCGACGCCGATCTGGGCGGTTTCGGCGGTTTCTTTGACCTCAAGGCGGCGGGCTACAAAGACCCGCTGCTGGTGGCGGGCAATGACGGCGTGGGCACCAAGGTCAAGCTGGCCATCGACCATGACCGCCATGACAAGATCGGCATCGACCTTGTCGCCATGTGCGTCAACGACCTGATCGTTCAGGGCGCCGAGCCGCTGTTCTTCCTCGACTATTTTGCCACCGGCAAGCTGGAAAACGGCGTGGCCGAGCGCGTGATCGCCGGGATTGCCGAGGGCTGCCGCATCGCGGGCTGCGCGCTGATCGGGGGCGAGACGGCCGAAATGCCGGGCATGTATGCCGCCGGTGACTATGACCTTGCCGGTTTCTGCGTCGGCGCGGTGGAACGCGGCGAGCAATTGACCGGCGATCGCGTGGCGGCGGGCGATGTGCTGCTGGGGCTGGCCTCGTCGGGGGTGCATTCCAACGGTTATTCGCTGGTGCGCCGTCTGGCCGCCGACAAGGGCTGGAAGCTGGAACGCCCTGCTCTGTTCGATGCCGACCGCCTGCTGATCGATTATCTGATCGAGCCGACTCGCATTTATGTGAAGACGCTGCTGCCCTTCATCCGTTCGGGTCGCATCAACGCGCTGGCGCATATCACCGGCGGCGGCCTGCTCGAAAACGTCCCCCGCGTGCTGCCCGAAGGGCTCCATGCCTTTATCAGCGCTGATGCGTGGGAGCAGAGCCGCCTGATGGCCTTCCTTCAGGCCCAGGGCAATATCGAGCCGGGCGAAATGGCGCGCACCTTCAACTGCGGCATCGGCATGGTTCTGGCGGTCAAGCCGGAAGAAGCCGAAGCGCTGGCCGCCGATCTGGCCGCTGCGGGCGAAGTGGTTTCGCGCATCGGCGAAATCCGCGAAGGCGCGCGCGGCTGCACCGTTTCGGGCAGCGCCGAGGCGTGGAGCGCTCGCGAAGCCTGGACCGCGACCCACAATGCATAA
- the glmU gene encoding bifunctional UDP-N-acetylglucosamine diphosphorylase/glucosamine-1-phosphate N-acetyltransferase GlmU: MTNIPTPLAVVVLAAGKGTRMKSDTHKVLHPIAGRPMLEHLLASAAELTPARQVVVAGHGRDQLEKALGARATIAVQDPQHGTAHAVQMAQDALADFDGDVLVLYGDVPFVTAATMRSMIERLHAADAPKVVVLGFEPDDALAYGRVIARGDAIVKMVEFKDATEAERATRLCNSGLLAARSGDLFALLARVDNNNAQGEYYLPDIVNIALADGDRAAVVVTADPDEVAGINSRAELADAERRWQDRRRAQAMADGATLIAPETVWFSWDTQIGRDVLIEPNVVFGPGVSVADHVTIHAFSHLEGATVAGKAELGPYARLRPGADIRAKAKIGNFVEIKKATIGEGAKVNHLSYVGDAEVGAGANLGAGTITCNYDGYFKYKTVIGERAFIGSNSALIAPVRIGKDAIVAAGSAVSRDVGDGELRLVRAEQMVKPGWADRFHDAMKKKKAEKQG, encoded by the coding sequence ATGACAAATATTCCGACACCGCTCGCCGTCGTTGTCCTTGCCGCGGGCAAGGGAACCCGCATGAAAAGCGACACCCACAAGGTGTTGCACCCCATCGCCGGGAGGCCGATGCTTGAGCATCTGCTGGCCAGCGCGGCGGAACTGACGCCTGCGCGTCAGGTTGTGGTGGCGGGCCATGGCCGCGATCAGTTGGAAAAGGCGCTGGGCGCGCGGGCGACCATCGCGGTGCAGGACCCCCAGCATGGTACCGCCCATGCGGTGCAGATGGCGCAGGATGCGCTGGCCGATTTCGATGGTGATGTGCTGGTGCTCTATGGCGATGTGCCTTTTGTCACCGCCGCGACGATGCGTTCCATGATCGAGCGGCTTCATGCGGCGGACGCGCCCAAGGTGGTTGTGCTGGGCTTTGAGCCGGATGATGCTCTGGCCTATGGACGGGTGATTGCGCGGGGCGATGCCATTGTCAAAATGGTGGAATTCAAGGACGCCACCGAGGCCGAGCGCGCGACGAGGCTGTGCAATTCGGGCCTGCTGGCGGCGCGTTCGGGTGATCTGTTTGCGCTGCTGGCGCGGGTGGACAACAACAATGCGCAGGGCGAATATTACCTGCCTGATATTGTGAATATCGCGCTGGCCGATGGGGATCGCGCCGCTGTGGTGGTGACCGCCGACCCCGACGAGGTGGCCGGGATCAACAGCCGCGCCGAACTGGCCGATGCCGAACGCCGCTGGCAGGATCGCCGCCGCGCACAGGCGATGGCCGATGGCGCCACGCTGATCGCGCCGGAAACCGTGTGGTTCAGTTGGGACACGCAGATCGGTCGCGATGTGCTGATCGAGCCCAATGTCGTGTTTGGCCCCGGCGTGAGCGTGGCCGATCATGTCACGATCCACGCTTTCAGCCATCTGGAAGGCGCGACCGTGGCCGGCAAGGCCGAGCTTGGCCCCTATGCCCGCCTGCGCCCCGGTGCGGATATCCGGGCAAAGGCCAAGATCGGGAACTTCGTCGAAATCAAGAAGGCAACCATCGGCGAGGGCGCCAAGGTCAACCATCTCTCCTATGTCGGGGATGCCGAAGTGGGGGCGGGCGCCAATCTGGGCGCGGGCACGATCACCTGCAATTATGACGGCTATTTCAAATACAAGACCGTGATCGGCGAGCGCGCCTTCATCGGTTCGAACAGCGCGCTCATCGCCCCGGTGCGGATCGGCAAGGACGCCATCGTGGCGGCGGGAAGCGCCGTTTCGCGCGATGTGGGCGATGGTGAATTGCGGCTGGTGCGCGCCGAACAGATGGTCAAGCCCGGCTGGGCCGACCGTTTCCACGACGCGATGAAGAAGAAAAAGGCCGAAAAGCAGGGCTAA
- the glmS gene encoding glutamine--fructose-6-phosphate transaminase (isomerizing), whose amino-acid sequence MCGIIGIVGKEEVADRLVDGLRRMEYRGYDSAGVCTVHDGELIRRRAPGKLQNLVKELAVNPAPGNVGIAHTRWATHGAPTAANAHPHATEKLALVHNGIIENFRPLREMLQAKGRVFESETDTEVVAHLVSDLVEGGLSPVDAVKAALPQLRGAFALAIAFREHPDMLIGARLGSPLVLGYGEGETFLGSDALALAPLTQRITYLEEGDWVVIRREGVEIYDKDNNPVTRAIVASGASAAAVEKGNFRHFMQKEIYDQPTVVAQTLQSYVRRDDESVALPQIDFDLSSIKRVTIVACGTSYYAGLVAKYWFEHFARLPVDIDVASEFRYRDPVLEPGGLAIFISQSGETADTLAALRHCKANGQTIAVVVNVPTSSMAREADLLLPTHAGPEIGVASTKAFTCQLAVLAALAAHLAVKRGRMTRDEERKVVRNLIETPSALNAALAYDDAIAAMAHLIAPARDVLYLGRGQDYPLALEGALKLKEISYIHAEGYASGEMKHGPIALIDEHVPVIVIAPSGPLFEKTVSNMQEVRARGGKIVLISDAEGLAEAGEGCMATIEMPQVHPLIAPLVYAVPVQLLAYHVACVKGTDVDQPRNLAKSVTVE is encoded by the coding sequence ATGTGCGGGATTATCGGCATTGTCGGCAAGGAAGAGGTGGCGGATCGTCTGGTCGATGGCCTGCGCCGGATGGAATATCGCGGCTATGACTCGGCGGGCGTCTGCACGGTGCATGATGGCGAATTGATCCGCCGCCGCGCGCCGGGCAAGTTGCAAAATCTGGTCAAGGAATTGGCGGTCAATCCCGCGCCGGGCAATGTGGGCATCGCCCACACCCGCTGGGCCACGCATGGCGCGCCCACGGCCGCCAATGCCCACCCCCATGCCACGGAAAAGCTGGCGCTGGTCCATAATGGCATCATCGAGAATTTCCGCCCCTTGCGCGAAATGTTGCAGGCCAAGGGCCGCGTGTTTGAATCGGAAACCGATACCGAGGTGGTGGCCCATCTGGTGTCGGATCTGGTCGAGGGCGGACTGTCTCCGGTCGATGCGGTCAAGGCCGCGCTGCCGCAATTGCGCGGGGCCTTTGCGCTGGCGATTGCCTTTCGTGAACATCCCGACATGCTGATCGGCGCCCGTCTGGGGTCGCCGCTGGTGCTCGGCTATGGCGAGGGTGAGACGTTCCTCGGCTCGGACGCGCTGGCGCTGGCGCCCTTGACCCAGCGTATCACCTATCTGGAGGAGGGCGACTGGGTCGTCATCCGCCGCGAGGGTGTCGAGATTTACGACAAGGACAACAATCCGGTTACGCGCGCGATTGTGGCCAGCGGCGCTTCGGCGGCGGCGGTGGAAAAGGGCAACTTCCGCCACTTCATGCAGAAGGAAATCTACGACCAGCCCACCGTCGTGGCCCAGACGCTGCAAAGCTATGTCCGCCGCGATGATGAAAGCGTGGCGCTGCCCCAGATCGACTTTGATCTGTCGAGCATCAAGCGCGTGACCATCGTGGCCTGCGGCACCTCGTATTACGCGGGCCTCGTGGCCAAATATTGGTTTGAGCATTTCGCGCGCCTGCCGGTGGACATCGATGTGGCATCCGAATTCCGCTATCGCGATCCGGTGCTGGAGCCGGGCGGTCTGGCGATCTTTATCAGCCAGTCGGGCGAGACGGCCGACACGCTGGCCGCGCTGCGCCATTGCAAGGCCAATGGGCAGACCATCGCGGTGGTGGTGAACGTGCCGACCTCGTCCATGGCGCGTGAGGCCGATCTCCTGCTGCCCACCCATGCGGGGCCGGAAATCGGCGTGGCTTCGACCAAGGCGTTTACCTGCCAGCTCGCCGTGCTGGCGGCTCTGGCCGCGCATCTGGCGGTCAAGCGCGGGCGCATGACGCGCGATGAAGAGCGCAAGGTTGTGCGCAATCTGATCGAGACGCCCTCGGCGCTCAATGCCGCGCTGGCCTATGACGATGCAATTGCGGCCATGGCCCATCTCATCGCTCCGGCGCGCGACGTGCTTTATCTGGGCCGCGGCCAGGATTATCCGCTGGCGCTCGAAGGCGCGCTCAAGCTGAAAGAAATCAGCTATATCCACGCCGAAGGCTATGCCAGCGGCGAGATGAAGCATGGGCCGATTGCCCTGATCGACGAGCATGTGCCGGTGATCGTGATCGCGCCATCCGGCCCGCTGTTTGAAAAGACCGTGTCGAACATGCAGGAAGTGCGCGCGCGCGGCGGCAAGATCGTGCTGATCTCGGATGCCGAAGGTCTGGCCGAGGCGGGCGAGGGCTGTATGGCCACCATCGAGATGCCGCAGGTTCACCCCTTGATCGCGCCGCTGGTCTATGCCGTGCCGGTGCAGTTGCTGGCCTATCATGTGGCCTGCGTTAAGGGTACTGACGTTGACCAGCCGCGCAATCTGGCAAAGTCGGTGACTGTGGAATAA
- a CDS encoding HAD-IA family hydrolase, protein MHNFPFDIVGFDLDGTLIDSKLDLGVALNHALEQGGFATVPLDMIPRLVGGGTRVLMERALAVQGATLDDDGLTAMAAELVRYYEANIAVHSRLFPGGADMLDDLAARGVRLAVVTNKMERLARKLFGELGLTDRFYTIIGGDTLGPGRQKPLPDLLHLMVERSGMASPRTAYIGDTHFDTGAAQAAGIPCVVCSFGFNQGRTEELKADAVIDHFDALVPTLESL, encoded by the coding sequence ATGCACAATTTTCCTTTCGATATCGTCGGATTCGACCTCGACGGCACACTGATCGACAGCAAACTCGATCTTGGCGTGGCGCTCAACCATGCGCTCGAACAGGGCGGCTTTGCGACGGTTCCGCTCGACATGATTCCGCGCCTTGTGGGCGGGGGCACGCGGGTGCTGATGGAGCGCGCGCTGGCGGTTCAGGGGGCAACGCTCGATGATGACGGGCTGACTGCGATGGCCGCCGAACTGGTGCGCTATTACGAGGCAAATATCGCGGTCCATTCGCGCCTGTTTCCCGGTGGGGCGGACATGCTCGACGATCTGGCCGCGCGCGGGGTCAGGCTGGCGGTGGTGACCAACAAGATGGAGCGTCTGGCGCGCAAATTGTTTGGCGAACTGGGGCTGACGGACCGGTTCTATACGATCATCGGCGGCGATACGCTGGGTCCGGGGCGCCAAAAGCCTCTGCCCGATCTGCTGCATCTGATGGTCGAGCGTTCGGGGATGGCCTCGCCGCGCACCGCCTATATCGGCGACACCCATTTCGACACCGGCGCGGCGCAGGCGGCAGGCATCCCATGCGTGGTGTGCAGCTTTGGCTTCAATCAGGGCCGCACCGAAGAGTTGAAGGCCGATGCGGTGATCGACCATTTCGACGCGCTGGTGCCGACGCTGGAAAGCCTCTAG